In the genome of Rhineura floridana isolate rRhiFlo1 chromosome 10, rRhiFlo1.hap2, whole genome shotgun sequence, the window acttcccatACTCCTAtggaaaaacatcaataaaacctGGTTGAGATGGTGATGGAGGGGGGGAATCATGtttcaaaggcctgtctgaataacagttctcatttgaaatgtggtgttggaggagagctttgcatataccatggactgcaaaaaaggcaaataattgggtgttagaacaaattaaaccagaactgtcagtagaagccaaaatgatgaaactgaggttatactttggacacatcatgagtagacatgattcactagaaaagacaataatgctgggaaaagcagaaggaagtagaaaaagaagaaggtcaaacaagagatggattgattccataaagaaagccacagacctgaacttccaagatctgaacacggtggttcacgacagatgctattggaggtcgctgattcataaggtcgccataagtcgtaatcgaaagcacataacaacaacaaattccttCTATCATAAGCAAGAGTGAacctgtaaaaagaaaaaaaagcactccACCCCCCTATGGATCCTCGTATCGCGTGACGCCTCCATGGGCATAGGTATcccccattccttgggggatgagcagctatcctctcgtgccgaggatatatctccaggggctggagggatccttgtagtgggtgattcgatcattaggaacatagacagtggggtgtgtgatgggcgtgtagaccgcaaggtgttttgcctgcctggtgcgaaggttgcggatatcgcccgtcgtttagatagtttggtagacagtgctgggaaggtaGTTTATTTacaccctgccttttggccaaaggctctcaaggtggcttacaaaaaacacaaatataaaatacaatataaaaatgcatcaacaaaacaatacaaaatacaatctgcaaaaattaaataacaatacacatgacagctcttaatggtggctttatccgtggtacaagtaactgcattttctgtgttaaattccagtctcctcaaagccagctgaattgcatttgcaaccaggtctatagtttcatatgtttgttgttgggaggggaatgtcctgattttcttgggtgCCCAGCTGCCCCGACAAAGCGACAGAGGGCAACCCCACTGCCCCTCTGGGGACTCCAGGGGTGCTTCCAGGGGTGCCTTGCACGGAACTTCCTTCTCCTCCTACATGGAAGTTCCACTTAGTTATTTATCACAGCTAATGGCTGTCGACAGACCTGTCCTCCCTAGTTTTGCCTAGATGAAGATGGGGTGCAATCTCTCTCTTGCAAACCAGGCTAACGGCCTCTTCCAGGTATATTTTGTTGTGGGGATAGTTTCATCTCATGAATGCCACCTCACAAAGCCCAGAACTATGTTAGATCTGTGCGTCCAGTTTGACCTGTTTCTTCCGTAAGCCTTCATTTTGCAAATTGATGGTTTCCAGCTCATGCTCAAGGGAATTCATCTGGCTGATCTTTCGGTTGGCTGAAGCCAGTTCTTTCTGCAGCCGCTCACATTCCCTCTTCAGATTCAGCTTCTCCTGCTCAATGGCTTTCACAATCCCCGACTGGCTTTGGTGTTTTACGTGCTTCAGGGACAGGATGGTGGATTCGAGCTGCCGTATCTTCTCCCTGGATTGAGCCAGATCTGCCTTGGTGCTCTGGACCTCCCTCTGGAGCCTCTCGTTGTCCTGCCTCAAGAGCTGCTGTTCTTGCTTGGCCAAGTGGCCCAGCTCATCCCAGCAGAGCTTCTTCTGTTGGCTCTGCAGTCCGGTGGAATGCACGGCGGCTTCAAGAACCCGATTCTTATCATTGGCTGTCTGCAGTTGCTTGTGCAACAACATCACTTCCTGCTTCAGCGTTTCTGTCTCCTGCTGCGACACCCTGAGGTCCGACTTGAGCCTGGACATCTGAAGGTTGACATTCTGTACAGCATCGTCAAAATTCCGAATCTTGTCTTGAGATGCTGCAATCTGCGTTTTCAGAGCCTGATTCTCGTGTTCCAGAGATGACTTCTCCTGCTTCAAGGAGGCAACAAGGTTCTCCAAGAGGGCCACTTTAGCTGCCTTCTCTACACATCTGTTCAGCTCTTCGCTGAGAGCTGCTTTCTCTGCCAGCACCTTCTCGTTTTTCGCGATGACGCTGGAAATCTCGTTCTGGAGGTCAGAGCGGTCCAGACACCTCGGCACCTGCTTTACCTTTTCCAGTTCCTCCTTGAGGAAGCGGTTCTCTTCCTCCAGAGCAGGGGCTTGAGCCCTGAGCTGAGACAGCTCCGTCTCCAAGGAGGAGACCAGCGTTGAAGactgaattttgcagttctccagttCTTCCTTGTGCCGAGAGCCTTCTCTCCTCCATTCTTCCGGCATAAACTTCCCCACCTCCTTTTCCCTCTGCCGAAGCACCCTCAACAACCGCTGGTTGAGATCTTGCACATCTGCCTGGTTGGGGGAGTTTTTTCGTTCAAGCTCAGCATTTTCCAACTCCAGCTGCTGATTCCGGGCTTTCAGTTCAGATGCCTGCTTCTTCAAGTTTTCAGCCATTTTTTGCACTGCCACTTTCTCCTTCCGTACGACCTCAATTTCTTGCCACAGTTCTTCTTGAGATCCGTTAAGCTCCCTCAAGCGCAGGTTGGAAATGCTcccttcctcattcaacaaggCGATCTTGTTCCTTAAAACAGCATTTTCTTCTCTGAGATGATCAGCCTCACATCTTTCTTCCTTGAGCTCCTGCCAATACTTCCCCGCCAGCTCTTGCCGGAGCTGCTCTTTGTCTAGGCTGTGCTTCTCTATCAGCCGTTGCAGCTGATTGTGGAATCCATCTTCCAGCTCGGCTTTCTCTTCTTGGACTGTCTGTGCTAACGCTCGCATTTTCTCTTCCATCCAGACCCCGGCCTGAATCAACTCCTCCCGCTCGTGGCTGAAATCCGCCTGGGCCTCTTCCAGCCTGGCCTGCAGCTCCCTCAGGTGCTGAAGCTTCAGCTGGCCCACGAGGGTGGCCTTCTCCTCCAAGCACGCCTGCAGGCTGCTGCTCTCCACCTCCCGCTGGGAGTCGACCTCCTGCCACTCCTGCTTGAGTCTCGCCAGCTCTCCCTGGAGCTCAGACACCTGGGGCTGCAGGCAGCCCACTTGCTGCTCCAGGGCTCGCCTCTCCTGCGCGTGCGTCCGCTGGAGGTTCTCCTGCTCCATCTCACAGCGAGCCTCGGCCTCCTTGAGCTGCTTCTCATAATGGCACATCGTGTTTCCAAGCTCCTCTTGCAAGCTGCAGAGATCCCGGTGGTGCTGATCTTTCAATTGCTCAATAACCATTTCAGCTTCTATGCTCATGTTTAGTGGTTTGCAATCCTCAGAACCAGCTGCTTGAGCAGACACCACTCCGCCATCGTCCAGCTCCTCAAAGAGAGAGGCTTTCAGGGAAGGCCGGGCTACCCTGCCTTGAGCCTGATATTCTTCCAGCTGAGACTGAAGCTCATCTATCTGATCTTGGAGTTCCCTGCACTGCCGCTCATATTCATTCTTCATTTGCATCAGCCGTTCCTCTTGCAGGAAGAACTCTGCGCTGCCTGGATTGAGATCCCCAAACTTCTCTGCTAGGACGTTTTCCCAGTTCTTCTGCAGTTTGCTGATGGTGCTTTCGTACTTCACCAGCTTCTCTCCAGTTGCCAGGAGTTCGTTCTCTAAGCGACTGTTCTCCTTCAGAGTCAGAGTCAGGCGGTCACGGAGGTAGTTCTCTTCCGTTTTCAGcttctccatctcctcctccagCTCTGCCCGCTGCTTGTTGGCCTGCAGCTGAATCTGCTCTCGGTCTTTCTGAAGTTCGTTTTTCAGCGCTGCAACACGTTCCTTGTACTCTTCTTCCACCTTGCTTAGGTTGTATTCGTTCTGGCGTTCAATGGCAGCGTGGTGGTCATCCACTTCGGAGGCCATGAGGACTTTCAGCTTCTCCGCCTTCTCCAAGTCTAACCGCAGCTTCTCCTTCTCCCTGGCCTCCTGGTCAGCTTGTTCCATTAAATGCCGGATCTCCGTCTTGAAGCTGGCCAGCACAGCCTGATATATCCCGTTCTTTGTTATGAGAAGCTCGTTTTCCAGGGCAAGGGTAAGCTCTGTCAGATTAATTTTTCCATCCAGGTTGAACTCTAAGGTCTTTAAGATCTCATGGCTGTTCTCTATTCCTTCTTCGTGCCACGCATCGAAGATTTGTTCCACCGCAGCATAACCCATCCCATCATCTAGCCTGGAAAACACCCGAAAGCCTATTGTACTTGTCATTGCTGATGGTGTGGTGGTGCGTCTCCCAGTTTCATCAAAGGACTGCATGGAGAGATGCCTCTTTAGTTGCCTGTACGGGGTTGAAGCAGATGGCTGAAGAGGCTTCCCGGTTTTAAACAAGCGGTAGAAGAAATCTTCAATGGTCATGGTGCTATCATGCTGGAGATTGCGGAAGACGCCTTCGACCACCTGCATGTCAACATTCTGCAAGCCACATTGTTTACAAATGGAAGCCAGCTTCTTTCTGTTGAGGTGGCCATCTCTGGAGATGCCCAGGCTCTCGCACACCTCATGCAACTTCTCTTCTATCCAGTCCTGAGTGGGGGAGATGCTTTGGGATGCGTTCAAGTCGTCGGGATTCCAGAACCTCAACTGACCTTCAGCTTCATATTCCTCGCTGTCTTGGGACCTCCAGCGCTCATCGCAGTCATCACTGGAGATGTGCGACAGATGGGCTTCCTCATTCAGAGGCTCAATCACAGTCACCTCTGCAAACTCCTCCGTGGATTTCTGGAACTCCGGCATGGACCGCCTGCCATAGCGCTTCCCACCCTTGATGTATTTGGGCTGGGCTTCTGGTGAAGAATCTGGTTCTTGGAAGGACTCTTCATTTGTTAGTGTCCTGGACAAGAGGAGGATGAGTGCTTCTTTAAACTGGTCAAAGCGGACCCGGCTCAGGAGATCGCCCTGCAGAAAGGTCTGCTGAAGTGCTCCCGGAGCGACTTCCTCCAGGTGCAAGACGCGGCAGAGTTCGGTCAGCTCCTCGTGCCCCAGAGAGCCAGTGCCAGTGACGTCAAAGCTGTCAAAGAGCTCTTTGAGACGGGCTTCAGACTGGTCCTGCTCAGCTTCGTCCATCCCATAGCCTACCGTGCACCACTGCTTCAGGGCCCGGCGCTTGTTCCCCGCGCAGCCCGCAGCGGCATCGCTTGCCCTGCAGcggctcttcctccttctcctcctccccgcgGCTCAGCTGGGCGGCGGCTGCAGGTCCCGCGCCATGGCCGGtccagtgctgggaaggagtcagtggtcgtggtgcacgttggcaccaacgacatggggaaatgcagccgtgaggtcctggaagcaaaatttaggttgctaggtaggatgctgaaagccaggacctccaaggtggctttctctgaaatgctaccggttccacgcacaggaccagccagacaggcccagcttcgcagtctcaatgcgtggatgagacgatggtgtcgggtggaagggtttggatttgttaggcactggggaacattttgggacaagccgggcctgtacaaaagggacaggctccacttgaaccagaatggaaccagactgctggcacttaaaattaaaaaggtggcagagcagcttttaaactgactgaggggggaaacccgacaggagctgagaaaggtccggttcggaataaacctcccccctgggataaaaaccaaagaaatgatgaaattttaaagggggtaggcctagaagtaggcattgtgagagcaggggcacaggatatcaattcagaaggacaaaattaccacaggccaaaccacaagtgccaaagacacttgaagagagacactgcttacaagtgcctgtacgctaatgctaggagcctccgaaccaagatgggagaactggagtgcttggtcttagagaagagcattgatatagtgagcataaccgagacctggtggaatggagaaaaccagtgggatacggttatccctggatataaactatatcggaaggacagggaaggacgtattggtggcggagtcgctctatacgtgaaagaaggcattgaatccagcaagctcgaaacctcaaaagaggcagactcctccacagaatcgttgtgggtggtgataccatgccccaggagggacttaatactgggaacgatctatcgtccccctgatcaaaatgctcagggagaccttgagatgagatatgaaattgaggaagcatccaaactaggaaatgtggtagtaatgggtgacttcaactacccggacatagactggctgcatatgtgttccagtcatgacaaagaagcaaagtttctagatattctaaatgactattccctagaccagttggtcatggaaccgaccagagggacggcaaccctggacttaatcctcagtggggaccgggacctggtgcgagatgtaagtgttgttgaaccgattgggagcagtgaccacagtgctattcaattaaacatacatgtaactggccaattgccaagaaaatccaacacggtcacatttgacttcaaaagaggaaacttcacaaaaattaggggattggtaaaaagaaagctgaaaaacaaagtccagagggtcacatcactcgaaaatgcttggaagttgtttaaaaacactatattagaagctcaactggagtgcataccgcagatcagaaaaggtaccgccagagccaagaagatgccagcatggttaacgagcaaagtcaaggaagctcttagaggcaaaaagtcttccttcagaaaatggaagtcttgtccaaatgaagaaaataaaaaagaacacaaactctggcaaaagaaatgcaagaagacaataagggatgctaaaaaagattttgaggagcacattgctaagaacataaaaaccaacaacaaaaaattctataaatacattcaaagcaggagaccatctagggagacaattggacccttggatgataagggagtcaaaggtgtactaaagaacaataaggagattgcagagaagctaaatgaattctttgcatctgtcttcacagtggaagatatagggcagatccctgaacctgaactaacatttgcaggaagggattctgaggaactgagacaaatagtggtaacgagagaggaagttctaagcttaatggacaatataaaaactgacaaatcaccgggcccggatggcatccacccgagagttctcaaagaactcaaaggtgaaattgctgatctgctaactaaaatatgtaacttgtcccttgggtcctcctccatgcctgaggactggaaagtggcaaatgtaacgccaatcttcaaaaagggatccagaggggatcccagaaattacaggccagttagcttaacttctgtccctggaaaactggtagaaagtattattaaagctagattaactaagcacatagaagaacaagccttgctgaagcagagccagcatggcttctgcaagggaaagtcctgtctcagtaacctattagaattctttgagagtgtcaacaagcatatagatagaggtgatccagtggacacagtgtacttagactttcaaaaagcgtttgacaaggtacctcaccaaaggcttctgaggaagcttagcagtcatggaataagaggagaggtcctcttgtggataagaaattggttaagaagcagaaagcagacagtaggaataaacggacagttctcccaatggagggctgtagaaagtggagtccctcaaggatcggtattgggacctgtacttttcaacttgttcattaatgacctagaattaggagtgagcagtgaagtggccaagtttgctgatgacactaaattgttcagggttgttaaaacaaaaagggattgcgaagagctccaaaaagacctctccaaactgagtgaatgggcagaaaaatggcaaatgcaattcaatataaacaagtgtaaaattatgcatattggagcaaaaaatcttaatttcacatatacgctcatggggtctgaactggcggtgaccgaccaggagagagacctcggggttgtagtggacagcacgatgaaaatgtcgacccagtgtgcggcagctgtgaaaaaggcaaattccatgctagcgataattaggaaaggtattgaaaataaaacagccgatatcataatgccgttgtataaatctatggtgcggccgcatttggaatactgtgtacagttctggtcgcctcatctcaaaaaggatattctagagttggaaaaggttcagaagagggcaaccagaatgatcaaggggatggagcgactcccttacgaggaaaggttgcagcatttggggctttttagtttagagaaaaggcgggtcagaggagacatgatagaagtgtatcaaattaggcatggcattgagaaagtggatagagaaaagttcttctccctctctcacaatactagaactcgtggacattccaagaagctgaatgttggaagattcaggacagacaaaaggaagtacttctttactcagcgcatagttaaactatggaatttgctcccacaagatgcagtaatggccaccagcttggacggctttaaaagaagattagaccagttaatggaggacagggctatcaatggctactagccgtgatggctgtgctctgccaccctagttagaggcagcatgcttctgaaaaccagttgc includes:
- the LOC133365407 gene encoding ninein-like, with the protein product MDEAEQDQSEARLKELFDSFDVTGTGSLGHEELTELCRVLHLEEVAPGALQQTFLQGDLLSRVRFDQFKEALILLLSRTLTNEESFQEPDSSPEAQPKYIKGGKRYGRRSMPEFQKSTEEFAEVTVIEPLNEEAHLSHISSDDCDERWRSQDSEEYEAEGQLRFWNPDDLNASQSISPTQDWIEEKLHEVCESLGISRDGHLNRKKLASICKQCGLQNVDMQVVEGVFRNLQHDSTMTIEDFFYRLFKTGKPLQPSASTPYRQLKRHLSMQSFDETGRRTTTPSAMTSTIGFRVFSRLDDGMGYAAVEQIFDAWHEEGIENSHEILKTLEFNLDGKINLTELTLALENELLITKNGIYQAVLASFKTEIRHLMEQADQEAREKEKLRLDLEKAEKLKVLMASEVDDHHAAIERQNEYNLSKVEEEYKERVAALKNELQKDREQIQLQANKQRAELEEEMEKLKTEENYLRDRLTLTLKENSRLENELLATGEKLVKYESTISKLQKNWENVLAEKFGDLNPGSAEFFLQEERLMQMKNEYERQCRELQDQIDELQSQLEEYQAQGRVARPSLKASLFEELDDGGVVSAQAAGSEDCKPLNMSIEAEMVIEQLKDQHHRDLCSLQEELGNTMCHYEKQLKEAEARCEMEQENLQRTHAQERRALEQQVGCLQPQVSELQGELARLKQEWQEVDSQREVESSSLQACLEEKATLVGQLKLQHLRELQARLEEAQADFSHEREELIQAGVWMEEKMRALAQTVQEEKAELEDGFHNQLQRLIEKHSLDKEQLRQELAGKYWQELKEERCEADHLREENAVLRNKIALLNEEGSISNLRLRELNGSQEELWQEIEVVRKEKVAVQKMAENLKKQASELKARNQQLELENAELERKNSPNQADVQDLNQRLLRVLRQREKEVGKFMPEEWRREGSRHKEELENCKIQSSTLVSSLETELSQLRAQAPALEEENRFLKEELEKVKQVPRCLDRSDLQNEISSVIAKNEKVLAEKAALSEELNRCVEKAAKVALLENLVASLKQEKSSLEHENQALKTQIAASQDKIRNFDDAVQNVNLQMSRLKSDLRVSQQETETLKQEVMLLHKQLQTANDKNRVLEAAVHSTGLQSQQKKLCWDELGHLAKQEQQLLRQDNERLQREVQSTKADLAQSREKIRQLESTILSLKHVKHQSQSGIVKAIEQEKLNLKRECERLQKELASANRKISQMNSLEHELETINLQNEGLRKKQVKLDAQI